A single window of Oerskovia paurometabola DNA harbors:
- a CDS encoding PadR family transcriptional regulator encodes MASKPLQEPAFLILSALAAGPLHGYGIAKDVEASSDGRITLRVGTLYGAIDRLVAAGLVEVDHEQVVDSRLRRYYRLTAEGGVRLEAEAHRAEAHARRALARLAARESLASAPGRSTGAAPSGLGAGPVPA; translated from the coding sequence ATGGCATCCAAACCTCTCCAGGAACCGGCGTTCCTCATCCTGTCGGCGCTCGCTGCCGGCCCGCTGCACGGCTACGGCATCGCCAAGGACGTCGAGGCCAGCTCGGACGGTCGCATCACGCTGCGCGTCGGCACCCTCTACGGCGCGATCGACCGGCTCGTCGCGGCGGGTCTCGTCGAGGTCGACCACGAACAGGTCGTCGACTCGCGACTGCGCCGGTACTACCGGCTCACGGCCGAGGGCGGCGTGCGGCTCGAGGCCGAGGCGCACCGGGCCGAGGCGCACGCACGACGCGCCCTCGCACGACTGGCCGCCCGCGAGTCGCTCGCGAGCGCGCCCGGTCGCTCGACCGGAGCGGCGCCGTCGGGCCTGGGTGCCGGGCCGGTGCCCGCATGA